The genomic region TTTGGTATTTGGTTTATGGTATTTGGTGAGCGGTAGAATGCTTTTTTCGAGACGTTAACCTTGAATAACAATCTTTGCGTTACGTGAAAACGATAAATTAACCACTAAAAACCAAACTCCAAAAACCAGTCTCCAAATTCCACCCATGCATCGCTACCTGGTCCCGTTCCATCCCAAGCGCGTCCCACATTTTTTTACAGACGTGCTGATCATTGGCGGGGGATTGGCGGGCTTGCGCAGCGCGATTGCCATCGACCGGCGGCTTTCCACGCTAGTCGTGTCAAAGGACAACTTTCTGCACAGCAATAGCCAATACGCCCAAGGGGGCATCGCCAGCGTACTCGATCCGGAGGACCGCTTTGAGGATCATGTGCGGGATACGTTGACCGCGGGGGGCAACTTGTGTGATCCGGCGGTGGTGGAAATGGTGGTCCGCGAATCGCCGGAACGGGTGCGCGAGCTGATCCATTGGGGGACGCGGTTCGACCAGGAAGATGGCGAAATCGCCCTGGGCCGCGAAGGAGGGCACAGCCACAACCGCATCGTCCACGCCCTGGGGGACGCCACCGGCAAAGAGGTCATGCGGGCGGTGTTGGACTATACCCGCGCGCTCCCTAACCTGGAATGCTGGCCGCAGACATTCACGATTGATCTGCTCACCCACGCCGACCGCTGCCGGGGGGCGCTGGTCTGGAACGCCGAACATGGCAAGACGTTTATCTGGGCCAAGCAAACCATCCTGTGCACCGGTGGAGCGGGGCAAATTTATCGGGAAACGACTAACCCGGAGGCGGCGACTGGCGACGGCCTGGCCATTGCCTACCGCGCCGGGGCGGAACTGCGCGATATGGAGTTTATGCAGTTTCACCCCACGGTGCTCTATATCGCCGGCAGCAGCCGCAATCTGATTACCGAGGCGATCCGCGGCGCGGGGGCGCACCTGGTGGACCGGAGCAACTATCGCTTTATGTCGGATTATGATTCCCGGCTAGAGCTGGCCCCGCGCGACGTGGTCAGCCGGGCCATCGTCAACCAGATGGAAAAAACCCGCCATCCCAATGTGTATTTGAATCTGAGCCACCTCGACCCGGACATGGTCCGGTCCAAGTTTCCCGGCATCCGGGCCATGTGCGCCGAATTTGGCCTGGATATCACCCGCGACCCCATTCCCGTCCGCCCCGGCGCGCATTATATGATCGGCGGCATTACCGTCGATCTGCAGGGAAGGACCGGCGTGCCCAACCTCTGGGCGGCGGGAGAAGTCACCAGCACCGGCCTGCACGGGGCCAACCGGCTGGCTAGCAATAGCCTGCTCGAAGCACTGGTCTTTGGCGCGCACGTGGGTGAGCAAGTTTCCGAACTGGCTGCCAGCCACGATCATGATTTTCGACCAATACCGATCGAAAACGCCAAGCTGGCCGAACAGACAATGAGCGAACCGCTGGATCTTAGCGATATTCGCAATTCGCTCAAAAGCCTGATGTGGCGGTCGGCGGGAGTACGGCGGGACGGCCCGGCGCTGCAAGAGGCCAAGGAAGACATCGACCGCTGGTGCAAGTACGTGCTCAGCAAACAGTTTAACACGGTCGGGGGCTGGGAGCTGCAAAATATGCTGATCGTGTCGCGGCTGATCATCCAGGCCGCGCTGGCCCGGACTGAAACCCGTGGCGTCCACGTGCGGACGGATTACCCCGCGACCGACGACACGCACTGGCGGCGACACCTGCAATTTCGCTGGGAGGGGGGGTGAGGAATTTTTAAGGAGCCTTATCGGGATAAGTTGTCCAAGGCTCCGCAATATCGCTGCGAATGGTTAACTCGCGTGAGGATTGCTCAAATGAAAAACCTTGTGGTGTGCTAAAATAACCTCGCCAAGAATCCTGAAGCATACAGATAAACTTATCCCAACTGTTTTCCGCGGGCATCAGTTGAAACCTTGCTTTAATCTTTAAGGGCTTATTGCTGTTGTAATGTCGACGAACGATTAAATGCGTTGAGGAATATGGCGATAGTACAAGATATGGTGTAGGTGTAGGGAATAATGATTCGTCTGGTCCACAGTCATCATTCCAACCAGTGACATCCCGTTCATATTGAATGCAACAAGCGACTTCAGGTAGACCAACGTATTTCAAAGCAACCGGAAGTGGATTGGATAACTTGAAGACCGCTTCTAGGTTCCCCTGGGAATTGACTTGATGACGAACAAAGGTGATTTGGGGATTTTGCGAAATTGTCCATACAGCGCAAAATGACAGCAATAGCACCACTGCGGTTAAAATGAATATAGCATTCCTAGTCATTTTGACCTCCAGCTAAGCAAATCCGGGGTTTATCCCTTTTGCATGACAATGGCAGGCGTCTTGAAAACCCAGCAGGGAACGAGAACTGGGTAATACTTAGGATTTGATTTATACGCTAGTACGTTTTCAATTGTTCAGACGGTTATTTCGGAATACAACTTGGCGAATTCCCGATAGGATAAAGAATGGGAATCAGACGTGGCAAAACGTGGTAAAATTTCCATTCCTTGCACTGTGGTCGTCTCGCTTATTTGGCTACGTGACGAAACTTGGCAACATATCACCCACCCGCGCTAACGAGGCTAATTTTTAGTTCTTTTCCCATGGCCGTGGCATAGCGGTGCAAGGCCGCAATGGTCAGTTGAGTTTCCGCCGCGTTCTCCAACTCCACTAAATTGGGATGATCCGCGGAAGGTTGCACACCGGGATGTTCCGCTTGATCCAACCGCGCCGCTTTTAAGGCAAACAGAATTTCCCGGCAAATAGCTCGTTCCTCATCCGCCTCTTGTTTATAAATTTTTCCCCGGGATAGTATCTCTTCCCGTTCGGCAGCGATTGCGCGCCGCGAATCGTCCACTTTGGCTTGTTCGACAAGTGTCAATGCCCGCCGAATGTGTTGATTTTTATTCATAAATTTTCTTCGATTTCGTAAGCGGTGATCGGGTAGATCTGGAATTCGTCAAATTGTTCGTAAACACACGCTAAATACCGCTCTTCCACATAGCCAAAGGCAATCCAACGCCCTGAAGAACTGCTCCGCTCCAATCGATGGGGGTTGCTAACCACATGGATAAACTCGTCTATGGTGATTCCATGTTCGGCCAGATGCTCTTCGTTAACACCATCCCAAATATAGAAATAATATGGCATCGTGCATCAATTTTAAGTTTATTCCACCCCCCATGACAATTCCACCTGGAAAAACTCGGTGATTTTCAATTCTGGCATAGTAGCAATGCCCCCCCTCGCCACTAGCATCACTTTTTTAGGCCGCGCAACCCGCAAAGTTGGCGTATTCGGCACCACCTGCCGATAAATACCTTTAGGTCCCCCGTTTGTCCGCCGGAACTGCGCTCTATCGCGCACTTTATTCCAGCGGGACAATTCAGCGGGCCATCGCGCCAGCGGTTTTATCCATCCACTCCGCCAGCGGTTGCAACCGCCCGGGGCTTGTCCTTATACCAACCAGTCCCTTATGCGATCGGTCGCTTCCATGCCGCATTCTTCCGCAGATTTGGCTCAAAACGACACTCGCCACAAACGGAACAAACTGGCAAGAGCTTTTGGCTTTTGCCTGGCGGGGGGATTCCTCGCCGCTGGGATTAGCCTGTCGGCTGATGCTTTTGCCCAATCTCCCCGGCCCGCGCCGCGCAAGGTTCCCGCCACTGCGGCCACCCCCCCCCGGCGCTTGCCCGCACAACCACCGCGGATTGCCGCAATACCCGGGGAACGTCTGGCGGATGCCAGTTTGACCGCGCCGCAGGTCCCTACGCTAGCGGGGCCAAATGTGGTACCCGAAGAGCCAACTCAATTAGATGACGCGGCTGCTAGCGATCTTGCTGCCGCGGCCGCCGCTGGCAATCCAGGCCAAATCCTCCTCAAGGAAGCCGCAGAAAAAGCCAAAACCGCCGCCGATGACGCCCAACTGAGCGAAGTCATCGCCATTGCTGAAGAGGGACTCAAGGAAAAGCCCGGACAAGAAGGGACCGCCTTTGGCCGCAAACTGCTCGCCTGGGCGTACAACAAACGGGGCCAAAAGTACGCTGAAAATCAGATTTACGACATGGCGGTAGAGGATTTTACGCTGGCGCTGCAGTATGACCCGACGCTGTGGAAAGCGGTCCATAATCGGGGGGTCAGCCACGCCAGCCTGCAACACCCACGCGAGGCCTTAGCGGATTTTGAGCGCGCCTTGCAAATGAACAAAACGCACGCCAACACCTGGTTTAACCGTGGTCAGTTGCATTATGAACTGGGGGCGTACGATAAAGCTTGGCGGGATTTTAACGAAGCGCTGCGGCTCAATCCCCAAGACGCGGCGTTCATTGCCGGAAGGGGCCAAGCGGCGGTCCGTCTGGGTAAAGTCCGCGAGGCGATGCAGGATTTGGACTTTGCGGTCAAGGCCGACCCGCGCAACGCCGAATTGCGGCTGGCCCGGGGGGAAATGTACCTGGCTATCAAAAACTACCCGATTGCCGCGCAAGAGTTTCAGGCCGCCGCGCAGCTCAATCCGCAGTCCGGCGCGGCCCTGCGGGGACTCGCCTGGATCATGGCAACCTGCCCCGACGCCAAACTGCGCAATGCCGAGCAAGCGGTCAGCCTGGCCCAAAAAGCGATGGAGCTAGAAGGGGACGCCGACCCGCGCTATTTAGAGACACTGGCCGCGGCCTTTGCCAATAGCGGCCAGTTTGAGGCGGCGGCGGAACTGGCCAAGCATGGCCTGGAAAAGGCCCAGGGAAACACGGCCCAGCGGTTGACGCAACAAATGGCCGTGTACAAGGAAGGGAAGCCGTGGCGCGAGGTTCCGACGGCGTCCGTGGCCAATGCCGCCCCCGCGGGCAACCAATCGACCCGTCCCCGCCAGCCGGGCAATCCCACGCCCCCCCGTTAAGGCGTGTTCTTAACGGATCGCCGGTTAAATTGACATTTACGCATTTTGCGTTATTATTTACGTATTATGCGTAAGTCATCCGCGATCGATCCGCTGCTCACTCGTCCCCTGCAGGAACTCCTGACGGTGTTCCTGCTAGAAGGGAATTCCTGGTATTTGAGTGATCTGGCCCAACGGCTGCGACGTCGCCCCTCGACGTTGCAACGCCCCCTGGCGGCCTTGACGCGCGCGGGCATCTTGCAACGTTGGTCGGATGGTAATCGCGTGTATTATGCCAGCGATCCCGATTGTCCTTTTTTAGCGGAATTACGCGGTTTACTGGAAAAAACCTCGGGATTGGCGGATGTCCTGCGAATGGCATTGCGTCCTTGGGCGCGCCGCATTCAATGGGCACTGGTCTATGGATCGATGGCTCGCGGG from Pirellulales bacterium harbors:
- a CDS encoding nucleotidyltransferase domain-containing protein, producing MRKSSAIDPLLTRPLQELLTVFLLEGNSWYLSDLAQRLRRRPSTLQRPLAALTRAGILQRWSDGNRVYYASDPDCPFLAELRGLLEKTSGLADVLRMALRPWARRIQWALVYGSMARGEEHSRSDVDLLIVGDVTLAELVPVLGKMELRLRRPINAIIHGRDEFQKKIVQKKHFLHSLLSRDKIWLIGNPDELEHLIDRR
- the nadB gene encoding L-aspartate oxidase, yielding MHRYLVPFHPKRVPHFFTDVLIIGGGLAGLRSAIAIDRRLSTLVVSKDNFLHSNSQYAQGGIASVLDPEDRFEDHVRDTLTAGGNLCDPAVVEMVVRESPERVRELIHWGTRFDQEDGEIALGREGGHSHNRIVHALGDATGKEVMRAVLDYTRALPNLECWPQTFTIDLLTHADRCRGALVWNAEHGKTFIWAKQTILCTGGAGQIYRETTNPEAATGDGLAIAYRAGAELRDMEFMQFHPTVLYIAGSSRNLITEAIRGAGAHLVDRSNYRFMSDYDSRLELAPRDVVSRAIVNQMEKTRHPNVYLNLSHLDPDMVRSKFPGIRAMCAEFGLDITRDPIPVRPGAHYMIGGITVDLQGRTGVPNLWAAGEVTSTGLHGANRLASNSLLEALVFGAHVGEQVSELAASHDHDFRPIPIENAKLAEQTMSEPLDLSDIRNSLKSLMWRSAGVRRDGPALQEAKEDIDRWCKYVLSKQFNTVGGWELQNMLIVSRLIIQAALARTETRGVHVRTDYPATDDTHWRRHLQFRWEGG
- a CDS encoding tetratricopeptide repeat protein, with amino-acid sequence MPHSSADLAQNDTRHKRNKLARAFGFCLAGGFLAAGISLSADAFAQSPRPAPRKVPATAATPPRRLPAQPPRIAAIPGERLADASLTAPQVPTLAGPNVVPEEPTQLDDAAASDLAAAAAAGNPGQILLKEAAEKAKTAADDAQLSEVIAIAEEGLKEKPGQEGTAFGRKLLAWAYNKRGQKYAENQIYDMAVEDFTLALQYDPTLWKAVHNRGVSHASLQHPREALADFERALQMNKTHANTWFNRGQLHYELGAYDKAWRDFNEALRLNPQDAAFIAGRGQAAVRLGKVREAMQDLDFAVKADPRNAELRLARGEMYLAIKNYPIAAQEFQAAAQLNPQSGAALRGLAWIMATCPDAKLRNAEQAVSLAQKAMELEGDADPRYLETLAAAFANSGQFEAAAELAKHGLEKAQGNTAQRLTQQMAVYKEGKPWREVPTASVANAAPAGNQSTRPRQPGNPTPPR